TTTTGTCTATCATCAAAACCCATTTAGCGGCCGAGCCCAACAGCACTTTTAAGCTGTTTTATTTAAATCGAACCGTAAAATCCATTATCTTTAAAGAAGAAATTGAACAGTTAAAAAATAAGTATTTCGGACGTTTCGAAATCTTTCATTTCTTAACCAAAGAGCACAGAAACATTGAGCTGTTGAACGGTCGTTTTACCAAAGAAAAAATACAACTGCTAACCGATAAAATCATCGATATTCCTTCAACCGACGAATGTTTCATCTGTGGTCCGGAAGAAATGATTTATCTACTGCGCGACGAATTAACCGCCGCCGGTTTGCCCAAAGAAAAAATACATTTCGAGTTGTTCAACACCGGTATATCCGAAGAAGACAAACAACGAATAAACAAAATAGTAGAGAAAAAAGTCGAAGGAACCGAAGTCACTATTATCGATGGCGGAAAAGAATTTCATTTCACTATGGGTGAAGATTTTGACAACATTCTCGATGGCGCTTTAGCCGCCGGAGCCGATTTGCCGTTTGCCTGCAAAGGGGGCGTATGCAGTACCTGCCGTTGCAAAGTGGTAGACGGAACGGTAGAAATGAAACTCAACTATTCGCTCGAAGAAGACGAATTGGCCAAGAATTATGTCCTGAGCTGTCAAGCCGTACCTACCTCCAAAAAAGTGGTAGTCGATTTCGGATTGTAAGCAGGAGCGAAGAGCTTGGGCCTTTTAGGAATCCATTTTCCCGCTGTCCGCGCTACACGGTAGCTCGCTCCCATTGGGGCTAAAAAAGAAACAAAAGGAATCAAAATAACTGTAAAGTAAAAGCGAATTACTAACGACTAATTACTAAAATTATGTCAGAGAAAGAAATTAAAAACCTGGAAGAAATTTTCGAAGCCCGCATCGCCCGCGATGAAAAAATCGAACCCAAAGACTGGATGCCGGAAAAATACCGATTGACACACATCCGTCAAATTTCACAACATGCTCATTCCGAAATTGTCGGCATGCTGCCTGAAGCCAATTGGATAACCAGAGCTCCTTCCTTGAGAAGAAAAGTAGCCCTCTTAGCCAAAATTCAAGACGAAGGCGGACACGGTTTGTACCTTTACAGCGCCGCCGAAACCCTCGGAATCTCAAGAGAACAATTATACGAACAACTACACACCGGGGTGGCAAAATATTCCAGTATTTTCAATTACCCAACGGTAACTTGGGCCGATATGGGTGCTGTAGGTTGGTTGGTTGATGGCGCCGCGATTATCAATCAGGTAGCGTTAATGGGAACCTCTTACGGACCTTATTCTCGCGCTATGGTTCGCATCTGTAAAGAAGAAAGTTTTCACCAACGTCAAGGCTACGAAATTCTGTTAACGCTTTGCAACGGAACTCCCGAACAAAAAGCCATGGCTCAGGATGCTTTAAACCGCTGGTGGTGGCCGTCTTTAATGATGTTTGGTCCTATTGATGCCGAATCTCCAAACACCGAGCAATCGGTAAAATGGAAATTAAAACGTAAAACGAACGATGAGTTGCGTCAACAATTCATTGACCAAACCGTACCGCAAGCCAATATCTTAGGACTAACCATACCCGATGATAAACTAAAATGGAATGAGGAAAAGAAACGTTACGATTGGGGCGATATCGATTGGAAAGAGTTTTGGCAGGTGGTAAAAGGACACGGACCCTGCAACAAACAGCGTTTAGCTGCAAGGAAAGACGCTTGGGATAATGGGGCTTGGGTTAGAGATGCCGCTATGGCTTACGCCGAAAAACAAGCAAATCAAGAAGAAAAGAAAGCAATATAATCAGTTACGAATTATGAACTGTTTTAATTCATAATTCTTAATTTAAAATTCATAATTATGAAAAACTGGCCACTTTGGGAAGTATTTATAAGAAGTAAAAACGGATTAGAGCACCGTCACTGCGGTTCGCTTCACGCCAGCGATGCCACTATGGCACTGGAAAATGCCCGTGATGTATATACCCGTCGCATGGAAGGGGTAAGTATTTGGGTGGTACCATCCAATCAAATCACCGCTTCCAATCCGGAAAACAACGGAGAAACATTTGAACCGGCCATGGACAAAGCCTATCGTCATCCAACTTTTTACGAACTGCCTGACGAACTAAAACACATGTAAGATGAAAGAAAAACTGATTCAATACATTTACGGAATTGCAGATAACTCCCTGATTTTAGGGCAGCGTTTGGGGGAGTTGTGCGGCCATGGTCCCAGCTTGGAAACCGATATTGCTTTGACTAATATTTCTCTCGATTTATTGGGACAAGTCAGAAGTTATTACCAGTATGTAGCCAAATTGCAAGGCGGCGAAGCTACCGAAGATACTGTAGCTTTTCTGCGCATTGAAAGAGAGTATAAAAATGTACTTTTAGTCGAACAACCTAATATTGATTTTGGCTACTCCATTGCCAAACAGTTTTTGTTTGATGTCTTCCATTTGGCCTTATTAGAAGAATTGCAAAACAGTAAAGACGAAACACTTTCAGCTATTGCCAAAAAAAGCATCAAAGAAGTTTTGTACCACACCCGTTTCTCTTCCGATTGGATCAGAAGATTAGGCGACGGTACAGAAGAAAGTCACAACCGAATCCAGACCGCTATCAACGATTTATGGATTTTTACCGATGAGCTATTCCACCAAACTGAGGTCGATAAAGCCATGGTTGCTGAAGAAATAGGCGTTGATGTGACCCTTTTAAAAGCCAATTATTATCAAAAAGTAAATGCTGTTTTAGAAGAGTCAACTTTACAAGTGCCGGCGATTGAATATTTTCAAAAAGGAGGAAAAGAAGGAATACACAGTGAACACATGGGGTATTTGTTAGCTGATTTACAATACATGCAACGCACCTATCCCAACATGACTTGGTAAAATGACAACAGCCGAACTTCATATTGACCAATCATTGTTCGAAATTTTGGAAACGGTTTCCGATCCGGAAATTCCGGTTCTGTCGATTATGGAAATGGGCGTAGTGCGTTCAGCAAAAATAGCAAATGGCCTAGTTGAGGTGGAAATTACACCAACCTACAGCGGTTGCCCAGCCATGGACGTGATTGGAGATGATATCAAAAGCGCCTTCAAAGCAAAAGGTTACGAAGCCAAAGTAGATTTAGTCCTTTCACCGGCTTGGACCACCGATTGGATTACACCTAAAGGCAGAGCGGCCTTAGAAAAATACGGGATTGCTTCCCCGTTAACTGCTGAAGCAGACAAAGAAGCATTATTGGGAAATAAAAAAGTAGTAAAGTGCCCGCAGTGTGGATCATTGAATACAAAAGTAATAAGCCAGTTTGGGTCAACCGCCTGCAAAGCTTTGTTTCAATGTGAAGACTGTCAGGAACCATTTGACTACTTCAAATGTTTAAAATAAATAACCTATAAAGTATTCAATCCTGAACATTCGGGACTTGTAGGTTTCAATTAAAATAAGGTATGAGCAACAATTCAATTGAAATAAAAATTGATAACAATATCGCGTGGATTTATCTTAACCGCCCCGATGTGTTTAACAGTTTCAATCGTGAAATGGCTTTGTCGTTACAAGCTAAGTTAGACGACTGTGCTGTTGATCGTAATGTTCGCGCCATAGTAATCACCGGAAACGGAAAAGCATTTTGTGCCGGGCAAGACTTAAAAGAAGTCACCACACCGGAATTAAACCCGGGCTTCCGAAAAATCTTGGAAGAACATTATAATCCCATCATTCAAAAAATTAGAACCATTGAAAAGCCAATCATTGCTGCTGTCAATGGAGTAGCTGCAGGAGCAGGAGCCAATATCGCTTTGGCCTGTGATATCGTAGTAGCTACAGAACATGCCAGTTTTATTCAGGCGTTCAGCAAAATTGGTTTGGTGCCGGATAGTGGCGGAACATTTTTTCTGCCAAGATTAATCGGTTTCCAAAGAGCCTCAGCTTTGATGATGTTGGGCGATAAAGTAAGTGCTGCTCAAGCCTTGGTCATGGGAATGATTTACAAAGAATATCCAACGGCCACCTTTGAAGAAGAAGTACAAGCTTTAGCCGAAACTTTAGCTGCCATGCCAACCAAAGCAATTGGTTTGACCAAACGATTATTGAATCAGTCCATTAACAATTCGTTGGAACAACAGTTGACACTAGAAAGCGATTTACAAATTGAAGCCAGTTCATCCTACGATTATAACGAGGGCGTTACTGCTTTTGTAGAAAAGAGAAAACCCGAATTTAAAGGCGAATAGTATGAAAGTAGCAGTAATAGGTTCGGGAACTATGGGAAGTGGCATTGCGCAAGTAGCGGCCACAGCCGGTTGCGATGTGAAAATTTACGATACCAATCAGGAAGCATTGGCCAAAAGCAAAACTGCTTTAGAAAACACGCTGTCCAAATTGGTGGAAAAAGAAAAAATCACCGACAGCGAAAAATTCCGAATCATCAGTAATATTTCCTATGCTCATGCCTTGGGCGATTTGTCGCATTCGGATTTGGTTATTGAAGCCATTGTGGAAAATGCCGAAATCAAAAGAAAATTATTCTCAGAATTAGAAAACTACGTTTCACCAGAAACGATATTAGCCTCAAATACCTCCTCATTATCAATAGCTTTCATAGCGGCTTCCTGTCAAAAACCGGAACGCGTTATCGGAATTCACTTTTTTAATCCGGCTCCCTTAATGCAATTGGTCGAAGTAATTCCGGCCGTGCAAACCAGCGAAGCCGTATTAGAGTCTACAGTAAAAACAATAACTGATTGGAAGAAAGTAGTAGCCGTAGTAAAAGACACGCCGGGCTTTATCGTAAATCGTTTGGCACGCCCGTTTTACAGCGAAAGTTTGCGAATATACGAAGAAGGCGTAGCTGATTTTGCCACTATCGATTGGGCTTTGAAAACCATCGGTGCTTTCCGCATGGGACCTTTCGAACTTATGGATTTTATTGGAAACGATGTCAATTATACCGTAACCGAAAGTGTGTTTACGTCATTCTATTTCGACCCGAGATACAAACCCTCTTTCACCCAAAAACGTTTAGCAGAAGCTGGTTTCTTCGGAAGAAAATCAGGAAGAGGATTTTATAATTACAATACCGAATTGCCAAAACCTACCCAAGATTTGACTTTGGCCAAAAGCATATTCGACAGAGTTATTGTTATGCTGGTCAACGAAGCGGCCGAAGCTTTATTTTTAAACATCGCCTCAGCCAGAGATATCGACAATGCCATGACCAAAGGAGTAAATTACCCAAAAGGATTACTCGCTTGGGCTGACGAACTCGGAATCAAGTGGTGTGTAGAAAAATTAGACGAATTGTATAACGAATACCACGAAGACCGGTACCGTTGCAGTGCGTTGTTAAGAAGAATGAGCGCCTCCAATAAAACCTTTTTCTAAGATGGAAGGAACCAAAATCCCATACAAAATGTTAAGCCAAGATGCCTACAGCCAATGGCTGGGTATCGAAATTCTCGAGTGTGAAATCGGGCGTTGCAAAGTAGGCATGACCGTACGAAAAGAAATGCTCAACAGCATGTATAAAGCCCACGGCGGAATTACTTATTCGTTAGCCGACACGGCATTCGGGTTTGCGGCCAACACGCACGGCAGGTTTGCGGTTTCCATCGAAACCTCCATCAACCATATCGAAGCGGTTAGTGAAGGCGATTATTTAACAGCTGAATCCGTCATAGAAAAAGTAAACAACAAATTAGGATTCAATATCATCGAAGTTAAACGCGGTAACGAAATGGTGGCCTTGTTCAAAGGCGTGGTGTATCGCACTCAAAAAGAATGGGAAGAATAGGAGCGGAAGGCTTGGGCAGTTTCAGTAATGGTAATTCCCGCTGTCCTCGCTACACGGTAGCTCGCTCCCATCGGGGCTAAAAAGCCAACGAATTGAAATAATAAACAAAGTGATTCAGTCACAATAAAAATACAAATGGAAGCATACATCATAGACGGAGTTCGAACTCCCATCGGAAGTTATCAAGGCACACTGGCATCGGTTCGCCCCGATGATTTAGGAGCTTTGGTTATTAAAACCGTAACCGATAACAATCCAAACATCCCAAAAGATGCTTATGACGATGTCATCATGGGTTGTGCCAATCAAGCCGGTGAAGATAACCGCAACGTAGCCCGTATGTCGCTACTTTTAGCAGGATTACCGTATACCGTTCCCGGAGAAACCGTAAACCGTTTGTGCAGTTCGGGTTTATCAGCTATAATCAATGCAAGCAGAGCCATCAAAGCCGGAGACGGGCATGTGTTCATCGCCGGTGGTATCGAAAACATGACGCGTGGCCCATTGGTTGTTTCAAAACCATCTGCTGCTTATGGAACCGACAGTAAAATGTACGACAGTAGTTTCGGCTGGCGTTTCATCAATCCAAAAATGCATGAGATGTACGGCACCGATGCTATGGGTGAAACCGCCGAAAACTTAGTTGAAAAATATAACATCACCCGAGAGGATCAAGATGTTTTTGCATTAAACAGCCAACAAAAAGCTGCCGCAGCTCAGGCCTCAGGAAGATTAGCCAAAGAAATAGTTACAGTTGAAATTCCGCAACGCAAAGGAGATGCGATTCAGTTTTCCAAAGATGAATTTATCAAACCAATCACTTCAATGGAAGGTTTGGCTAAACTGCGTCCCGC
Above is a genomic segment from Flavobacterium phycosphaerae containing:
- the paaA gene encoding 1,2-phenylacetyl-CoA epoxidase subunit PaaA, giving the protein MSEKEIKNLEEIFEARIARDEKIEPKDWMPEKYRLTHIRQISQHAHSEIVGMLPEANWITRAPSLRRKVALLAKIQDEGGHGLYLYSAAETLGISREQLYEQLHTGVAKYSSIFNYPTVTWADMGAVGWLVDGAAIINQVALMGTSYGPYSRAMVRICKEESFHQRQGYEILLTLCNGTPEQKAMAQDALNRWWWPSLMMFGPIDAESPNTEQSVKWKLKRKTNDELRQQFIDQTVPQANILGLTIPDDKLKWNEEKKRYDWGDIDWKEFWQVVKGHGPCNKQRLAARKDAWDNGAWVRDAAMAYAEKQANQEEKKAI
- a CDS encoding PaaI family thioesterase gives rise to the protein MEGTKIPYKMLSQDAYSQWLGIEILECEIGRCKVGMTVRKEMLNSMYKAHGGITYSLADTAFGFAANTHGRFAVSIETSINHIEAVSEGDYLTAESVIEKVNNKLGFNIIEVKRGNEMVALFKGVVYRTQKEWEE
- the pcaF gene encoding 3-oxoadipyl-CoA thiolase translates to MEAYIIDGVRTPIGSYQGTLASVRPDDLGALVIKTVTDNNPNIPKDAYDDVIMGCANQAGEDNRNVARMSLLLAGLPYTVPGETVNRLCSSGLSAIINASRAIKAGDGHVFIAGGIENMTRGPLVVSKPSAAYGTDSKMYDSSFGWRFINPKMHEMYGTDAMGETAENLVEKYNITREDQDVFALNSQQKAAAAQASGRLAKEIVTVEIPQRKGDAIQFSKDEFIKPITSMEGLAKLRPAFKKEGSVTAGNASGLNDGAAATIIASEEAVKKYNLKPLARIVSSAVVGVEPRIMGIGPVEATSKALAKAGLTLDQIDIIELNEAFAAQALACTRAWGIADNDPRLNPNGGSIAIGHPLGVTGARIAYSAALELQLTGKRYALITMCIGVGQGYAAIIERV
- the paaE gene encoding 1,2-phenylacetyl-CoA epoxidase subunit PaaE encodes the protein MAKFHSIKVADIYKETKDCSVITFDIPKELQAEFQYKQGQHLTMRATIDGNEVRRNYSLCSCSMDNKWQVAVKKINGGLFSTFVNDTLKKGDSLDIIPPHGTFFTETSSQAKNYIAFAAGSGITPILSIIKTHLAAEPNSTFKLFYLNRTVKSIIFKEEIEQLKNKYFGRFEIFHFLTKEHRNIELLNGRFTKEKIQLLTDKIIDIPSTDECFICGPEEMIYLLRDELTAAGLPKEKIHFELFNTGISEEDKQRINKIVEKKVEGTEVTIIDGGKEFHFTMGEDFDNILDGALAAGADLPFACKGGVCSTCRCKVVDGTVEMKLNYSLEEDELAKNYVLSCQAVPTSKKVVVDFGL
- the paaC gene encoding 1,2-phenylacetyl-CoA epoxidase subunit PaaC — encoded protein: MKEKLIQYIYGIADNSLILGQRLGELCGHGPSLETDIALTNISLDLLGQVRSYYQYVAKLQGGEATEDTVAFLRIEREYKNVLLVEQPNIDFGYSIAKQFLFDVFHLALLEELQNSKDETLSAIAKKSIKEVLYHTRFSSDWIRRLGDGTEESHNRIQTAINDLWIFTDELFHQTEVDKAMVAEEIGVDVTLLKANYYQKVNAVLEESTLQVPAIEYFQKGGKEGIHSEHMGYLLADLQYMQRTYPNMTW
- a CDS encoding enoyl-CoA hydratase-related protein; translation: MSNNSIEIKIDNNIAWIYLNRPDVFNSFNREMALSLQAKLDDCAVDRNVRAIVITGNGKAFCAGQDLKEVTTPELNPGFRKILEEHYNPIIQKIRTIEKPIIAAVNGVAAGAGANIALACDIVVATEHASFIQAFSKIGLVPDSGGTFFLPRLIGFQRASALMMLGDKVSAAQALVMGMIYKEYPTATFEEEVQALAETLAAMPTKAIGLTKRLLNQSINNSLEQQLTLESDLQIEASSSYDYNEGVTAFVEKRKPEFKGE
- the paaB gene encoding 1,2-phenylacetyl-CoA epoxidase subunit PaaB, which codes for MMKNWPLWEVFIRSKNGLEHRHCGSLHASDATMALENARDVYTRRMEGVSIWVVPSNQITASNPENNGETFEPAMDKAYRHPTFYELPDELKHM
- the paaD gene encoding 1,2-phenylacetyl-CoA epoxidase subunit PaaD: MTTAELHIDQSLFEILETVSDPEIPVLSIMEMGVVRSAKIANGLVEVEITPTYSGCPAMDVIGDDIKSAFKAKGYEAKVDLVLSPAWTTDWITPKGRAALEKYGIASPLTAEADKEALLGNKKVVKCPQCGSLNTKVISQFGSTACKALFQCEDCQEPFDYFKCLK
- a CDS encoding 3-hydroxyacyl-CoA dehydrogenase NAD-binding domain-containing protein encodes the protein MKVAVIGSGTMGSGIAQVAATAGCDVKIYDTNQEALAKSKTALENTLSKLVEKEKITDSEKFRIISNISYAHALGDLSHSDLVIEAIVENAEIKRKLFSELENYVSPETILASNTSSLSIAFIAASCQKPERVIGIHFFNPAPLMQLVEVIPAVQTSEAVLESTVKTITDWKKVVAVVKDTPGFIVNRLARPFYSESLRIYEEGVADFATIDWALKTIGAFRMGPFELMDFIGNDVNYTVTESVFTSFYFDPRYKPSFTQKRLAEAGFFGRKSGRGFYNYNTELPKPTQDLTLAKSIFDRVIVMLVNEAAEALFLNIASARDIDNAMTKGVNYPKGLLAWADELGIKWCVEKLDELYNEYHEDRYRCSALLRRMSASNKTFF